One part of the Lachnospiraceae bacterium JLR.KK002 genome encodes these proteins:
- a CDS encoding ABC transporter permease, protein MFGTLFLKECRQILKSMVYYLYVVLFVMFLSSQMGEVITERLERPEPGQESYGTVNSHEESAVMEKILAGLMMETERNTYATYPMGFYRGVTLNDTERNEIISILEECTGKSLEELEREEQEHYEKYDSSTMEGAIQAQTGCSVVPRESLTYEEFCEHMERVCEIIGAGSSYSREELEAGVGVPMTYEQAVEEFEALCEKDRVTGATARLFCDYAGIILAVLPIFLGVTRCLRDKRAQVNQVVYARRASVVQIVGSRYLANVCMAFLPVLITIFVMQMPYQYHAKTMGVTPDTLAFLKYSVIWLLPEIMTVLALSFLITEFTENVISIFVQVFWAIGSLFASATLAGNFGFHLIVRWNALGDTGEFWSQRQELFLNRGYYFILAVLLLCLTFVIYEKKRREGETVYGKIFKRGK, encoded by the coding sequence ATGTTCGGAACTTTATTTTTAAAAGAATGCAGGCAGATATTAAAGAGCATGGTCTACTATCTTTATGTGGTGCTCTTTGTCATGTTCCTTTCCAGTCAGATGGGCGAAGTGATTACGGAGCGGCTGGAACGACCGGAACCGGGCCAGGAAAGTTACGGTACGGTCAACAGCCATGAAGAATCGGCAGTGATGGAAAAAATCCTGGCAGGACTTATGATGGAGACAGAGCGCAATACCTACGCTACCTACCCCATGGGATTTTACCGGGGCGTTACCCTGAATGACACAGAGCGGAATGAGATAATTTCCATTCTTGAAGAGTGCACCGGAAAAAGTCTGGAAGAACTGGAGCGGGAAGAGCAGGAGCACTATGAAAAATATGATTCCTCCACCATGGAAGGGGCCATACAGGCTCAGACGGGATGTTCCGTTGTACCCAGGGAGTCGCTGACGTATGAAGAATTCTGTGAACATATGGAGCGGGTCTGTGAGATTATCGGCGCCGGAAGTTCTTACAGCAGAGAGGAGCTGGAAGCAGGCGTGGGAGTTCCCATGACCTATGAACAGGCAGTGGAAGAATTTGAAGCCCTCTGTGAGAAAGACAGGGTAACCGGAGCTACCGCAAGGCTGTTCTGTGATTATGCGGGGATTATTCTTGCGGTTCTGCCCATTTTTCTGGGAGTAACCCGCTGTCTCCGGGATAAGCGGGCGCAGGTAAATCAGGTGGTGTATGCCCGCAGAGCTTCTGTAGTTCAGATTGTGGGAAGCCGCTATCTGGCCAATGTGTGCATGGCGTTTCTGCCGGTGCTGATTACCATATTCGTCATGCAGATGCCCTATCAGTACCATGCAAAAACCATGGGCGTTACGCCGGACACACTGGCCTTTCTGAAATACAGCGTAATCTGGCTTTTGCCGGAAATTATGACAGTGCTGGCTTTATCTTTTCTTATAACGGAGTTTACGGAAAATGTGATTTCCATTTTTGTCCAGGTATTCTGGGCCATTGGCAGTCTGTTTGCGTCCGCCACACTGGCGGGAAATTTCGGTTTTCATCTGATTGTGCGCTGGAACGCTCTGGGCGATACCGGTGAATTCTGGAGCCAGCGGCAGGAATTGTTCCTGAATCGGGGATATTATTTTATACTGGCCGTACTGCTGCTGTGTCTGACTTTTGTAATTTATGAGAAGAAACGCAGGGAAGGAGAGACTGTTTATGGAAAAATATTTAAGCGCGGGAAATAG
- a CDS encoding methyl-accepting chemotaxis protein — protein MLEKLNNMQIMERLKKSFTLISGMMAVVAAIGVIGLIVVSRLYSGALVNYGFAQGDVGRAMATFADTRSALRGIIGYEEQDAIDSMVAQHDQCKEEFQKEFDGLKKTMVTEANKKIYSELQVELEEYWKVEQQILDMGATTDREQCIKAQERAMGELAPMYEEVYSDLTEIMEIKVSKGESLSGQLSVLSIVLPVVIVAVIVGAIYLAVHLGTRIAESIATPLINLKNRLETFAAGDLSSPFPEVNTRDEVAEMIEVAGHMAATLNFVIADEERLLGEMANSNYDVYSEDEKRYTGDFEQIYLSLRELKKQMVTTLQSIDEASTQVSAGATNLAEASQSLAEGATDQAGAVQEMQATIMTITDNIVMAAEKAEESYRLAQQYADEADHSRGEMEMMVAAMERINEASQKIGNIISEIEDIASQTNLLSLNASIEAARAGEAGRGFSVVADQIRQLAEQSSTAAVETRELIEGAIREVEEGNEAAERASASIRTVVEGIGKIASSSKAVSSTAADQATAMKQAEQGVSQISEVVQSNSATAEESSATSEQLSAQAICLDELIGKFVLPSDI, from the coding sequence ATGTTAGAAAAACTGAATAACATGCAGATTATGGAACGACTGAAGAAATCGTTTACGCTGATTTCAGGAATGATGGCAGTTGTTGCAGCTATCGGGGTGATAGGGTTAATTGTTGTATCCCGGCTTTATTCCGGCGCGCTGGTTAATTACGGGTTTGCCCAGGGAGACGTGGGAAGGGCAATGGCAACTTTTGCAGACACAAGATCCGCATTGCGAGGCATCATCGGATATGAAGAACAGGATGCCATTGATTCCATGGTAGCACAGCATGACCAGTGCAAAGAAGAGTTCCAGAAGGAATTTGACGGACTGAAAAAAACCATGGTAACGGAAGCCAATAAGAAGATTTATTCGGAACTGCAGGTAGAACTGGAAGAATACTGGAAGGTGGAACAGCAGATTCTGGACATGGGCGCCACTACGGATAGGGAGCAGTGCATCAAGGCGCAGGAGAGGGCAATGGGAGAACTGGCTCCCATGTATGAGGAGGTTTACAGTGATCTGACAGAAATCATGGAAATCAAGGTTTCCAAAGGAGAATCCTTATCCGGTCAGCTTTCCGTTCTCAGTATTGTGCTGCCTGTCGTAATCGTGGCAGTAATTGTGGGAGCTATTTATCTGGCTGTGCATCTGGGTACCAGAATTGCAGAAAGTATTGCAACTCCTCTGATTAATTTAAAGAATCGGCTGGAGACTTTTGCAGCCGGAGATCTGTCTTCTCCGTTCCCGGAGGTGAATACCAGGGATGAAGTGGCAGAAATGATAGAAGTGGCAGGCCATATGGCAGCTACGCTGAACTTTGTCATTGCAGATGAAGAACGTCTGCTGGGTGAGATGGCGAATTCCAATTATGACGTTTACTCTGAGGATGAGAAGCGGTATACGGGAGATTTTGAACAGATTTATCTTTCCCTGCGTGAATTAAAGAAGCAGATGGTTACCACGCTTCAGTCTATTGACGAGGCTTCCACACAGGTTTCCGCAGGTGCTACGAATCTGGCGGAGGCGTCCCAGAGCCTTGCAGAGGGTGCAACGGACCAGGCAGGCGCCGTACAGGAAATGCAGGCTACGATTATGACGATTACGGACAATATTGTGATGGCAGCGGAAAAGGCGGAGGAGTCTTACCGTCTGGCACAGCAGTATGCGGATGAGGCAGACCACAGCCGGGGCGAAATGGAAATGATGGTAGCGGCTATGGAGCGGATTAACGAGGCTTCTCAGAAGATTGGAAATATTATTTCTGAAATTGAAGATATTGCGTCTCAGACCAACCTGCTTTCCCTGAATGCTTCGATTGAAGCGGCAAGGGCAGGAGAGGCAGGAAGAGGCTTCTCCGTAGTGGCAGATCAGATTCGACAGCTTGCAGAGCAGAGTTCCACAGCAGCAGTGGAAACCAGAGAGCTGATTGAGGGTGCCATCCGGGAGGTTGAAGAAGGAAATGAAGCAGCAGAACGGGCTTCTGCTTCTATCCGAACCGTAGTGGAAGGAATCGGAAAGATAGCATCTTCCTCCAAAGCTGTAAGCAGCACTGCAGCAGACCAGGCGACTGCCATGAAGCAGGCAGAACAGGGCGTCAGCCAGATTTCAGAAGTAGTTCAGTCCAACTCTGCTACTGCAGAGGAATCCTCTGCAACCAGTGAACAGTTGTCTGCACAGGCAATCTGTCTGGATGAGCTGATTGGCAAGTTTGTACTGCCTTCCGATATCTGA
- a CDS encoding HAMP domain-containing sensor histidine kinase has product MDWLEEKTGQFLKFMQEKSLVRSLVWYLCIGMTGVGTLYWITRNLCLAWLDVLGRRMMDGLGGQQYQGHEIMMRGPLLKTAIQLFYNNCLYLYLVICFVIVGRFFLETKIKPGITAITQGLNYINLGDYSHEMTWRSQDEMGLLCQEVEQIRKTLLKNKKNQWKQQEEQRKINAAFAHDIRTPLTVIRGYTEFLQKYVPEGRVTEEMLLEKLNTMHEQQERLLRFSTTMTTIQNMEKWEPDGHWYHVSELTEQMEAALEGLRSQTGKEISLHVSIPEQELFLDKNLLMEVFENLLSNGLRYAGKAVQVEVAMQEQEFTVFVRDDGPGFSEKALRRGMETYFSEEENSREHFGIGLSICRMLCENHGGSLSLQNSVNQGAIAAATLTAGVKNR; this is encoded by the coding sequence ATGGATTGGTTAGAGGAAAAGACAGGACAGTTCCTGAAATTTATGCAGGAGAAATCTCTGGTTCGCTCTCTGGTGTGGTATCTCTGTATCGGTATGACAGGCGTTGGAACCCTGTACTGGATTACCCGGAACCTGTGCCTGGCCTGGCTGGATGTACTGGGCAGGCGCATGATGGACGGACTGGGTGGCCAGCAGTATCAGGGACATGAAATTATGATGCGGGGGCCGCTTTTAAAGACGGCCATACAGCTTTTTTACAACAACTGTCTGTATCTCTATCTTGTAATCTGTTTTGTGATTGTGGGGAGGTTTTTTCTGGAAACGAAAATCAAACCGGGAATTACAGCCATTACCCAGGGCCTGAATTACATCAACCTGGGGGATTACAGCCATGAAATGACCTGGCGTAGCCAGGACGAGATGGGGCTCCTCTGCCAGGAAGTGGAGCAGATTCGGAAAACACTGCTTAAGAATAAGAAAAACCAGTGGAAACAGCAGGAGGAACAGCGGAAAATCAATGCGGCCTTTGCCCATGATATCCGCACGCCCCTGACTGTGATTCGGGGCTATACGGAATTTCTGCAGAAATATGTGCCAGAAGGCAGAGTTACGGAGGAGATGCTGCTGGAAAAACTGAATACCATGCATGAGCAGCAGGAGCGGCTGCTGCGGTTTTCCACCACCATGACTACCATTCAGAATATGGAAAAATGGGAGCCGGACGGACACTGGTACCATGTTTCGGAACTGACAGAACAGATGGAGGCAGCTCTGGAAGGGCTTCGCAGCCAAACCGGGAAGGAAATCAGCCTGCATGTAAGTATTCCGGAGCAGGAGCTGTTTCTGGATAAAAATCTGCTGATGGAAGTGTTTGAAAATCTTCTTAGCAATGGGCTGCGCTATGCCGGAAAAGCGGTTCAGGTGGAAGTGGCCATGCAGGAACAGGAATTTACGGTGTTTGTAAGGGATGACGGGCCGGGATTTTCAGAAAAAGCATTGCGAAGAGGAATGGAAACGTATTTCAGTGAAGAGGAAAACAGCCGGGAGCATTTCGGAATCGGCCTGTCCATCTGCCGGATGCTCTGTGAGAACCATGGCGGGAGCCTTTCTCTCCAAAACAGCGTAAATCAGGGAGCCATTGCGGCAGCTACCCTGACGGCAGGGGTGAAAAACAGGTAA
- a CDS encoding response regulator transcription factor: MKKILAVDDEEDIRKLLKEYLEMEGYLVYTARNGMEAMEKLKHQPDLIIMDVNMPDMDGYTVCEKIRDYVDCPILFLTARTEEQDRVSGFKAGGDDYIVKPFGMDEMLARVEAHLRREERRQQNSNIYMKGDLTVDFSGRQVLVDGADAGLTKTEFAIVELLLTHSGQVFEKEQIYEHVRGFDGEADAAIIAEHVRRIRQKTDRNTKHIETVWGVGYKWIG, translated from the coding sequence ATGAAGAAAATACTTGCTGTGGACGATGAAGAGGACATCCGCAAACTGCTGAAAGAATACCTGGAAATGGAAGGGTATCTGGTTTACACGGCCAGAAACGGTATGGAAGCCATGGAAAAACTGAAACATCAGCCGGATTTGATTATTATGGACGTAAATATGCCGGATATGGACGGCTATACGGTCTGTGAAAAAATCCGGGATTATGTGGACTGTCCCATTCTGTTTCTCACAGCCCGAACGGAAGAACAGGACAGGGTCAGCGGATTTAAGGCAGGGGGCGACGACTATATTGTCAAGCCTTTCGGCATGGACGAAATGCTGGCCAGAGTGGAAGCACATCTGCGCCGGGAAGAACGAAGGCAGCAGAACAGCAATATCTATATGAAGGGAGACCTTACGGTGGATTTTTCCGGGCGTCAGGTGCTGGTGGACGGAGCGGACGCGGGGCTGACCAAAACAGAATTTGCCATTGTGGAACTGCTGCTTACTCACAGCGGCCAGGTATTTGAAAAAGAGCAGATTTATGAGCATGTCCGGGGATTTGACGGAGAGGCGGACGCCGCTATTATTGCAGAACATGTGCGCAGAATCCGTCAGAAAACAGACCGGAACACGAAGCATATTGAGACAGTCTGGGGTGTGGGCTATAAATGGATTGGTTAG
- a CDS encoding threonine-phosphate decarboxylase, protein MYEHGGDSYRYPGFTDFSANINLLGAPQRAVERAREALDGITRYPQVGCGRLRQAIAGLEQVKPQEIICGNGAAEVIFSLALALKPRKALVFAPTFQEYEQALKSVDCQVIREYLKPEQGFRITEHSLAPIDDTVDMVFVCNPNNPTGVLTEQNMLERLLERCRQAGAVLVVDECFLDFVLPEQETTGGSSRLFPGEDGAGCQADSMKPFLNKSEHLFVVKAFTKTFGMPGLRLGYGLCGNSGILEKMRAVTQPWNVSVPAQEAGIAAAGEQAFLAETRKAVAREKAFLLEQLSAYAPELLQIYGHEANFIFFRSRKGLDQALEAHGIRIRNCSNFPGLEEGWYRIAVRSREENRILTEALRKILVP, encoded by the coding sequence ATGTACGAACACGGCGGAGACAGTTATCGCTATCCTGGTTTCACAGATTTTTCTGCGAACATCAACCTGCTGGGGGCGCCTCAGCGGGCAGTGGAACGGGCCAGAGAGGCTCTGGACGGGATTACCCGTTATCCTCAGGTGGGGTGCGGCAGGCTGCGGCAGGCCATTGCAGGACTGGAGCAGGTGAAACCTCAGGAAATCATCTGCGGGAATGGTGCGGCGGAGGTGATTTTTTCCCTTGCGCTGGCCTTAAAACCCAGGAAAGCGCTGGTGTTTGCGCCCACCTTTCAGGAATATGAGCAGGCCTTAAAAAGTGTGGACTGTCAGGTAATCCGGGAGTATCTGAAACCGGAGCAGGGATTCCGAATCACAGAGCATTCTCTGGCTCCGATAGATGATACGGTGGATATGGTGTTTGTCTGCAATCCCAATAATCCCACCGGGGTGCTGACGGAGCAGAATATGCTGGAGCGGCTGCTGGAGCGGTGTCGGCAGGCCGGGGCAGTCCTTGTGGTGGATGAATGTTTTCTGGACTTTGTATTGCCGGAGCAGGAAACGACCGGTGGTTCTTCCCGGCTTTTCCCAGGAGAAGACGGGGCTGGCTGTCAGGCGGATTCCATGAAGCCTTTTCTGAATAAATCTGAACATCTGTTTGTTGTGAAAGCCTTCACAAAGACCTTTGGAATGCCTGGGCTGCGCCTGGGCTATGGCCTTTGCGGCAATTCCGGAATACTGGAAAAGATGCGGGCAGTTACCCAGCCCTGGAACGTGTCGGTCCCGGCGCAGGAAGCAGGTATTGCGGCGGCCGGGGAGCAGGCATTTCTGGCTGAAACCAGGAAGGCTGTGGCGAGGGAAAAAGCCTTTCTGCTGGAACAGCTTTCCGCATATGCTCCGGAACTCCTGCAAATATACGGTCACGAGGCAAATTTTATTTTTTTCCGAAGCAGAAAAGGACTGGACCAGGCGCTGGAAGCCCATGGTATCCGAATCCGTAACTGCAGTAATTTTCCGGGGCTGGAGGAGGGCTGGTACCGGATTGCGGTGCGCAGCAGAGAAGAGAACAGGATTCTGACAGAAGCATTGAGAAAGATACTGGTTCCGTGA
- a CDS encoding cobyric acid synthase: MAKSIMIQGTMSNVGKSLITAGLCRIFRQDGHKTAPFKSQNMALNSFITGEGLEMGRAQVMQAEAAGVEPSVRMNPILLKPTSDTGSQVIVNGKVHGTMSAREYFAYKKQLIPDVLAAYHGLEAEYDIIVIEGAGSPAEINLKQEDIVNMGMAKMAKAPVLLVGDIDRGGVFAQLAGTIFLFGEEEKNYVKGTVINKFRGDKSILEPGVKMIEEITGVPVVGVAPYMQVDVEEEDSLTERFSSRREGGPVHIAVVKLPRISNFTDFAVLECMEQVTLTYVTAAEQLEGADMIILPGTKNTMGDLKWLRQSGMEGAILRAAERGCVIFGICGGYQMLGELLSDPEQVEEGGALRGMGLLPMETTFVQEKTRTRVAGTFGELTGALAGLSGMELEGYEIHMGRTKSSINRTEEIMDGAMTYLRMQSDKEPVSRKPDGCYREHVYGTYVHGIFDGEGIAFALVNILAERKGISLEMAGQTNRYRYKEQQYDLLADTLRRHLNMEKIYEILERGI, from the coding sequence ATGGCGAAATCAATTATGATACAGGGTACCATGTCAAATGTGGGAAAGAGCCTGATAACGGCAGGTTTATGCCGGATTTTCAGACAGGACGGCCATAAGACCGCACCTTTCAAATCTCAGAACATGGCATTGAATTCCTTTATTACAGGAGAAGGACTGGAAATGGGACGGGCACAGGTGATGCAGGCGGAGGCTGCCGGAGTGGAGCCTTCGGTTCGGATGAATCCCATTTTGCTGAAACCTACCAGCGACACAGGCTCTCAGGTGATTGTCAACGGTAAAGTACATGGAACTATGAGCGCCAGAGAATATTTTGCTTATAAAAAGCAGCTGATACCGGATGTTCTGGCGGCTTACCATGGGCTGGAGGCAGAGTATGATATTATTGTAATTGAGGGAGCGGGTTCTCCGGCGGAAATTAATCTGAAACAGGAAGATATTGTAAATATGGGAATGGCAAAAATGGCAAAGGCTCCGGTGCTGCTGGTGGGAGATATTGACCGTGGCGGTGTGTTTGCCCAGCTTGCAGGAACGATTTTCCTGTTTGGAGAGGAAGAGAAAAATTATGTGAAGGGAACGGTTATCAACAAATTCCGCGGGGATAAAAGTATCCTGGAGCCGGGGGTGAAAATGATAGAGGAAATTACAGGAGTTCCGGTGGTTGGAGTGGCTCCTTATATGCAGGTGGATGTAGAGGAAGAAGACAGTCTGACGGAACGTTTTTCTTCCCGCAGGGAAGGAGGCCCCGTTCATATTGCAGTGGTGAAGCTGCCGAGGATTTCCAATTTTACGGATTTTGCAGTGCTGGAATGTATGGAACAGGTGACCCTTACCTATGTGACAGCGGCGGAGCAGTTAGAAGGAGCGGATATGATTATCCTTCCGGGGACGAAAAATACCATGGGAGATTTGAAATGGCTGCGGCAGAGCGGAATGGAAGGCGCCATTCTGCGGGCGGCAGAACGGGGATGTGTGATATTCGGTATCTGCGGCGGATATCAGATGCTGGGTGAACTCCTGTCTGACCCGGAACAGGTAGAAGAAGGGGGCGCTCTGCGGGGAATGGGACTTCTTCCCATGGAAACCACTTTCGTTCAGGAGAAAACCAGAACCAGGGTAGCGGGAACCTTTGGGGAGCTGACGGGAGCCCTGGCAGGGCTGAGCGGCATGGAGCTGGAGGGCTACGAAATTCATATGGGCAGGACGAAAAGCAGCATTAACCGGACAGAAGAAATCATGGATGGAGCTATGACGTATCTCCGTATGCAGTCTGACAAAGAGCCTGTCAGCAGGAAGCCGGACGGCTGTTACAGAGAACATGTTTATGGAACTTATGTTCATGGGATTTTTGACGGAGAGGGCATAGCTTTTGCTCTGGTGAACATTCTGGCGGAACGGAAAGGAATATCTCTGGAGATGGCGGGACAGACAAACCGTTACCGGTATAAGGAACAACAGTACGATTTGCTGGCGGATACGCTGCGCCGCCATCTGAATATGGAAAAAATATATGAAATTCTGGAGCGAGGCATATGA
- a CDS encoding cob(I)yrinic acid a,c-diamide adenosyltransferase, with protein MTEKGLIHIYEGEGKGKTTAAVGLAVRFAGAGGHVLFTQFLKKNTSGELAVFEKVEAIQLLLCEKNFGFTFRMTPEEKREAVVCYSAHLHRVLAAARQMADRYPTGTLLVLDEILAVYNQNMINRQELLDFLKEKPENLELVMTGRNPAPELLEFADYVTVMEKKKHPYDREIGARRGVEW; from the coding sequence ATGACAGAAAAAGGTCTGATTCACATATATGAGGGAGAAGGGAAAGGGAAAACCACAGCGGCTGTGGGGCTGGCTGTCCGGTTTGCAGGAGCCGGAGGGCACGTTCTGTTCACTCAGTTTCTGAAGAAAAATACCTCCGGAGAACTGGCGGTTTTTGAAAAAGTGGAAGCCATACAGCTTCTGCTCTGTGAAAAGAATTTTGGCTTTACTTTTCGGATGACGCCGGAAGAAAAGCGGGAAGCGGTCGTCTGTTACAGCGCCCATCTGCACCGGGTACTGGCTGCTGCACGCCAGATGGCAGACCGGTATCCGACCGGGACTTTACTGGTACTGGATGAAATCCTGGCAGTTTATAACCAGAATATGATAAACCGGCAGGAACTTCTGGATTTTCTGAAGGAGAAACCGGAAAATCTGGAACTTGTGATGACGGGGCGGAATCCTGCCCCGGAACTTCTGGAATTTGCGGATTATGTAACTGTAATGGAGAAGAAAAAACATCCCTACGACCGGGAAATCGGTGCAAGACGCGGGGTTGAATGGTAA
- a CDS encoding ABC transporter ATP-binding protein: MDTRIEIRNLSKNFGRKQALKQVNLEIGPGMFGLLGPNGAGKTTLMKVLTTLTRKSGGDVLLCGIPVEQCGRVREIIGYLPQDFSMYGNMGAYEGLDYLAVLSGMSKKERAKKVPEMLEKVNLGDQHKTKIRAMSGGMKRRLGIAQAIIHDPKIIVVDEPTAGLDPEERVRFRNLLCEIARDRTVILSTHIVGDIEATCENIAVLNHGEILFRGTVSGLLEGVRGKVYTMEVSTMELPLVKEQFLVTGILTSGSAATVKIIAEESPVKGAVAASPDVEDAYMYLMNHASAGRGRE, from the coding sequence ATGGATACCAGAATAGAAATCAGGAATTTATCGAAAAATTTCGGAAGAAAGCAGGCTTTAAAACAGGTGAATCTGGAAATCGGGCCGGGGATGTTCGGCCTTCTGGGCCCCAACGGAGCCGGTAAAACCACGTTGATGAAGGTGCTGACCACTCTGACCAGAAAGAGCGGCGGAGACGTATTGCTGTGCGGGATTCCCGTGGAACAGTGCGGCCGGGTGAGGGAAATCATCGGTTATCTGCCCCAGGATTTTTCCATGTACGGCAATATGGGAGCTTACGAAGGGCTGGACTATCTGGCAGTGCTGTCGGGCATGAGTAAAAAGGAGCGAGCAAAAAAAGTGCCGGAAATGCTGGAAAAAGTAAATCTGGGAGACCAGCATAAGACAAAAATAAGAGCCATGTCCGGCGGCATGAAGCGGCGCCTCGGCATTGCCCAGGCAATCATTCACGACCCGAAAATCATTGTGGTGGATGAACCCACCGCCGGACTGGACCCGGAGGAACGGGTGCGGTTTCGGAATCTGCTCTGTGAAATTGCAAGAGACAGAACTGTGATTCTCTCCACCCATATTGTGGGGGACATTGAGGCTACCTGTGAGAATATTGCAGTACTGAATCATGGGGAAATTCTGTTCCGTGGAACTGTGTCCGGGCTGCTGGAAGGAGTGAGGGGCAAAGTTTACACCATGGAAGTGTCCACCATGGAGCTGCCTCTGGTAAAGGAGCAGTTTCTGGTAACCGGAATTCTCACCAGCGGAAGTGCTGCCACTGTTAAAATCATTGCGGAGGAATCTCCCGTGAAAGGAGCTGTTGCGGCCAGCCCCGATGTGGAGGACGCCTATATGTATCTGATGAACCATGCTTCTGCCGGTCGCGGCAGAGAATAG
- a CDS encoding precorrin-8X methylmutase: protein MKTELEQVLPQEIEARSFEIITEELGTRKLEEKYAPIIKRVIHTTADFDYADNLVFSQNVLDAVREAFQKRACIVTDTQMARAGINKKALKQLGMECYNFISDEDVAEQARIQGTTRAAASMDKAAAMNRPFILAVGNAPTALVRMYELIQEGKVKPELIIGAPVGFVNVVQAKEMILELPVPYIVARGRKGGSNVAAAIVNALLYMVCER from the coding sequence ATGAAGACAGAGTTAGAACAGGTGCTGCCTCAGGAAATTGAGGCGCGCAGTTTTGAAATTATTACGGAAGAACTTGGAACACGTAAGCTGGAGGAAAAGTACGCGCCCATTATCAAACGTGTGATACATACCACGGCAGATTTCGATTATGCGGATAACCTGGTGTTTTCCCAAAACGTGCTGGACGCTGTCAGGGAGGCCTTTCAGAAAAGAGCCTGCATTGTCACCGATACCCAGATGGCCAGGGCAGGTATCAATAAAAAGGCCTTAAAGCAGCTTGGCATGGAATGTTATAATTTTATTTCAGATGAGGATGTGGCGGAACAGGCCAGAATCCAGGGAACTACCCGTGCCGCGGCAAGTATGGACAAAGCTGCGGCCATGAACCGGCCTTTTATTCTGGCGGTGGGAAACGCCCCCACTGCACTGGTGCGGATGTATGAGCTGATACAGGAAGGGAAAGTAAAGCCGGAACTGATTATCGGCGCTCCGGTGGGATTTGTAAATGTGGTGCAGGCCAAAGAAATGATTCTGGAGCTTCCTGTGCCCTATATTGTGGCCAGGGGAAGAAAGGGCGGCAGCAACGTGGCGGCGGCTATTGTGAATGCACTGCTCTATATGGTGTGCGAGCGCTGA
- a CDS encoding bifunctional precorrin-2 dehydrogenase/sirohydrochlorin ferrochelatase yields the protein MGNYFPIFINMEGKQVQVFGGGFIAARRVSVLLEFGARVSVAAPEISEDLKERAERETNLTLEYRPFRPGELQEPDMVLAATNDKTVNDRIFRECRHKGIPVNVASDKEKCDFYFPGIAREGDITVGVTAGGSNHRKAAQVTADIRRLLKEQKGESL from the coding sequence ATGGGAAACTATTTTCCGATATTTATCAATATGGAAGGAAAGCAGGTGCAGGTATTCGGCGGAGGATTCATTGCCGCAAGACGGGTCTCGGTTTTGCTGGAATTCGGGGCCAGGGTATCTGTCGCAGCCCCGGAAATCTCCGAAGATTTGAAAGAACGGGCAGAACGTGAGACAAACCTTACACTGGAATACAGACCCTTCCGGCCGGGAGAGCTGCAGGAGCCGGATATGGTGCTGGCTGCCACCAATGACAAAACGGTCAATGACAGGATTTTCCGGGAGTGCCGTCATAAGGGAATTCCCGTGAACGTGGCGTCTGATAAGGAAAAATGTGACTTTTATTTTCCCGGCATTGCCAGAGAAGGTGATATTACCGTGGGGGTGACTGCCGGAGGAAGCAATCACAGGAAAGCCGCCCAGGTGACAGCGGATATTCGGAGGTTGTTGAAAGAGCAGAAAGGAGAATCTTTATGA